A genome region from Chengkuizengella sp. SCS-71B includes the following:
- a CDS encoding undecaprenyl-diphosphatase, with translation MDHKISRNIKKGSYSLTDFLMILISNKVRYMFMFILGFMWFRNHSDKKMVKNAVISLTVALLINSLIKLFYYKPRPFMKHRIRLLIPSKMDSSFPSKHTILMFAISTTVFLCKRALGLIMLGLSVLTGISRIWVGHHYPSDIIGSAILGSLTGIVIEKMSRFSKFFYK, from the coding sequence ATGGATCATAAAATATCTAGGAATATAAAAAAAGGGAGTTATTCTCTAACGGATTTTCTAATGATACTAATTTCAAATAAGGTTCGATATATGTTTATGTTTATTTTAGGTTTCATGTGGTTTCGAAACCATTCCGATAAAAAAATGGTTAAAAATGCTGTGATATCTTTAACAGTTGCTTTATTGATTAATTCTTTAATAAAATTGTTTTATTATAAACCACGACCGTTTATGAAACACCGTATTCGTTTACTTATTCCCTCAAAGATGGATTCTTCATTTCCTAGTAAACACACTATACTTATGTTTGCCATTTCTACTACCGTTTTTCTTTGCAAACGTGCCCTTGGATTAATTATGTTAGGACTATCTGTGTTAACAGGAATATCACGAATTTGGGTAGGGCATCATTACCCTTCTGATATTATTGGGAGTGCTATTCTCGGAAGCTTAACAGGTATCGTAATTGAAAAAATGTCACGTTTCTCTAAATTTTTCTACAAATAG
- a CDS encoding bifunctional 3-deoxy-7-phosphoheptulonate synthase/chorismate mutase, which produces MSNIQLDHLREEMDQINKELLKLISKRADIAKEIGDIKEVQGVPKFDPVRENKMLEELISLNEGPFKDGTIRHLFKQIFKASLDLQSEEHKKHLLVSRKKQAEDTVIDLEDGTVIGGNESVLIAGPCSVESYEQVREVGAAIKASGVPVLRGGAFKPRTSPYDFQGLGVEGLEILKKVGEEFGLTTISEIVDPRHIEMASDYIDIIQIGARNMHNFELLKEAGESNLPVLLKRGLSATMEEFLHAAEYIVSRGNTQVMLIERGIRTYEKWTRNTLDISAVPILKQESHLPVLVDVTHSAGRKDILLPCAKAALAAGADGVMVEVHPNPPIALSDSQQQLDIPQFQDFFNELKASGLYKSTVRA; this is translated from the coding sequence ATGTCTAATATACAATTAGATCATTTAAGGGAAGAAATGGATCAAATAAATAAAGAACTTTTAAAATTAATTTCTAAACGTGCCGATATCGCTAAAGAAATTGGCGATATTAAAGAAGTACAGGGTGTGCCTAAATTTGATCCTGTACGTGAAAATAAAATGTTAGAAGAATTAATTTCTTTAAATGAAGGTCCTTTTAAAGACGGAACGATTCGTCATTTGTTCAAACAAATATTTAAAGCATCTTTAGATCTTCAATCTGAAGAGCATAAAAAACATTTGTTGGTGAGTAGAAAGAAACAGGCAGAGGATACTGTAATCGATCTTGAAGATGGTACTGTGATCGGTGGGAATGAATCCGTATTGATAGCTGGTCCATGTTCGGTAGAAAGTTATGAGCAAGTAAGAGAAGTAGGAGCTGCAATTAAAGCATCAGGTGTACCTGTATTAAGAGGTGGAGCATTTAAGCCAAGGACTTCTCCATATGATTTCCAAGGGCTAGGTGTTGAAGGTTTAGAGATATTGAAAAAGGTTGGGGAGGAATTTGGTCTAACTACTATAAGTGAAATTGTAGATCCTCGTCATATCGAAATGGCTTCAGATTATATTGATATCATTCAGATTGGTGCTCGTAATATGCATAACTTTGAACTATTAAAGGAAGCGGGCGAATCCAACCTACCTGTTTTACTTAAAAGAGGATTGTCAGCTACAATGGAAGAGTTCCTGCATGCTGCGGAATATATTGTTTCTCGAGGAAATACACAAGTTATGTTAATTGAACGTGGAATAAGAACTTATGAAAAATGGACAAGAAATACGTTAGATATTTCTGCAGTACCTATTTTGAAACAAGAAAGTCATTTACCTGTACTAGTAGATGTAACTCACTCAGCAGGTAGAAAAGACATATTACTGCCATGTGCAAAAGCGGCCTTAGCTGCAGGTGCAGACGGTGTCATGGTAGAAGTACATCCTAATCCACCAATAGCTTTGTCTGATTCACAGCAGCAATTGGATATTCCACAGTTTCAAGATTTCTTTAATGAACTAAAAGCATCAGGATTATATAAGTCAACAGTAAGGGCATAA
- a CDS encoding TVP38/TMEM64 family protein — MLQLEIAAEWLREFGVWAILISLFINIIISVVGVLPSLFLSGANVVVFGPVLGFFVSVIGETLGAGAAYIVYRWGLRKWKGDSHSWKWVKKLQGISRKKQAIVLLSARLAPMVPSGAATFAASAVQMRLLDFLFVTLIGKVPTIWIESMIGYDLYYIQERYVNLIVTLSMILIIYIVLKTKDK; from the coding sequence ATGTTGCAACTTGAAATAGCAGCGGAATGGCTCCGTGAATTTGGCGTGTGGGCGATTTTAATAAGTTTATTCATTAATATCATCATTAGTGTTGTTGGTGTATTGCCATCCCTTTTTCTGTCTGGTGCAAACGTGGTTGTTTTTGGTCCTGTTTTAGGTTTTTTTGTATCGGTTATTGGAGAAACACTTGGTGCAGGAGCAGCCTATATAGTATATCGTTGGGGGTTAAGAAAGTGGAAAGGGGATTCTCATTCTTGGAAATGGGTAAAGAAGTTACAAGGAATCTCTAGGAAGAAACAAGCGATTGTTTTATTATCAGCTAGACTTGCACCAATGGTACCGTCAGGAGCTGCTACCTTTGCAGCATCAGCTGTTCAAATGAGGTTATTAGATTTTTTGTTTGTAACCCTTATTGGTAAAGTGCCAACGATATGGATTGAATCGATGATTGGGTATGATTTATACTATATTCAAGAACGGTATGTAAATCTAATAGTTACTTTAAGTATGATCTTAATCATATATATAGTACTGAAAACAAAGGATAAATAA
- a CDS encoding DUF4097 family beta strand repeat-containing protein, with protein MKKVILLSILIIAIIGVANLFWFFQGESELNLVDFEVEESLSVANIDHVQVISPVGTVQIVQSEGNQIEVQMKGKTTKKTENNYELDVEESNGQAYIEVKKSKGKLFDLYTEYDLIVKVPKTEFAEFQVHTESASVEMNNVSSNKYVLKTVTGDMNISVLQGAFDVRTDTGEILLELEQITDDIVGRSVTGDIMIKSQQPPEALQIDFDTDTGKEFIDLPSYLTGKGPIIKLSSNTGDLELVSN; from the coding sequence ATGAAAAAGGTTATACTATTATCAATTTTAATTATAGCGATTATTGGTGTTGCAAATCTATTTTGGTTTTTTCAAGGAGAATCGGAGCTTAATTTAGTAGATTTCGAAGTTGAAGAATCACTATCTGTTGCAAATATTGATCATGTTCAAGTTATCTCACCAGTAGGAACAGTTCAAATTGTGCAATCTGAAGGAAATCAAATTGAAGTTCAAATGAAAGGGAAAACAACAAAAAAAACAGAAAACAACTATGAATTAGATGTTGAGGAATCTAATGGTCAAGCCTATATAGAAGTTAAAAAATCTAAAGGGAAATTATTTGACTTGTATACTGAATACGATCTAATCGTAAAAGTGCCAAAAACAGAATTTGCAGAATTTCAGGTACATACGGAGTCTGCAAGTGTTGAAATGAATAATGTATCATCTAATAAATATGTGTTAAAGACAGTAACTGGAGATATGAATATAAGTGTACTACAAGGAGCTTTTGATGTAAGAACAGATACAGGTGAAATCTTATTAGAATTAGAGCAAATCACTGATGATATTGTTGGAAGATCAGTTACTGGTGATATTATGATAAAATCACAGCAACCTCCTGAAGCATTACAAATTGATTTTGATACGGACACAGGGAAAGAATTTATTGACTTACCAAGCTACTTGACAGGGAAAGGTCCCATCATTAAACTTTCTTCAAACACAGGTGATTTGGAGTTAGTAAGTAATTAA